In Microbulbifer agarilyticus, the DNA window CCAATTTTTTCTGCCAGCTTTTCACTCAGACGGCGAATATTAGGGTCCACCGGAGCTTTCTTCGGTTTCGGCTTGCCCGCCTGGGCCTGGACGTTGCGTACCAGCGCCTCGGTCTGGCGCACGGTCAAACCGCGGTCGACCACCTGGCGGGCAGTGGCTTTCTGGTCTTCACCGGCAAGGCCGAGCAGCGCCTTGGCGTGGCCGGTTTCGATATCGCCGCGTTCGAGGAAGGTGCGCACCTCGTCGGTGAGACTCAACAGGCGCAGTAGATTGGTCACCGCAGTGCGGGATTTACCCACAGCCTCGGCTACCTGCTGCTGGGTGAGTTCGAATTCATCCTGCAGACGCTTGAGCGCCACCGCCTCTTCGACCGGGTTCAGGTCTTCCCGCTGGATATTCTCGATCAGCGCCATGGCGATGGCGGCTTCATCGGCCACTTCGCGAATCAGGGCGGGGACTTTATCCAACTCGGCGAGCTGGGCCGCGCGCCAGCGACGTTCACCGGCGATGATCTCGTACTTGCGCTCGCCGACAGGGCGAACCACGATGGGCTGCATAATGCCCTGGGCGCGGATGGAGTCGGCCAGTTCTTGCAGGGACTCCTGCGGGAAGTCGCGGCGCGGCTGGTAGCGACCGCGCTGCAGGAATTCGATGGGCAGCTCTTTGAGCTCGCCATCGACGCGCTCGGCGACATCGCCGTTGCGCTCGCCAGTGGCCACGGCAATGGCTTCACTGGCATTGTTGCTGATCAGATGGGAAAGCCCTTTCCCGAGGCCCTTGCGTTTCGCGGCCATAGGTTTGTTACCTCAGTCTTAAACCGCTTCCGCTACCGGGCGTGGTCCACTGTTCTGGTTGCTATTCTGGTTTGCCGCGGTTTCGCGGCGGGTAATCTCGCCAGCGAGGGCGAGGTAGGCGATGGCGCCTTTGGAGCTGCGGTCGTAGTCGAGCGCGGGCTTGCCAAAACTCGGCGCTTCCGCGAGACGCACATTGCGTGGAATACAGGTGCGGTACAGGCGCTCACCGAAGTATTCGCTCAACTGCTCAGAAACATCACTGGTCAGGCTATTGCGCGGGTCGTACATGGTGCGCAGGATGCCCTCGATCTTCAGGCTCGGGTTCGCGGCCTGCTGGACCTGGGTAATCGTGTCGATCAGAGAGGACAGACCTTCCAGCGCGTAGTATTCGCACTGCATCGGGATCAGTACCCCGCCAGCGGCACACAAGGCGTTTACGGTAAGCATGTTCA includes these proteins:
- a CDS encoding ParB/RepB/Spo0J family partition protein, which codes for MAAKRKGLGKGLSHLISNNASEAIAVATGERNGDVAERVDGELKELPIEFLQRGRYQPRRDFPQESLQELADSIRAQGIMQPIVVRPVGERKYEIIAGERRWRAAQLAELDKVPALIREVADEAAIAMALIENIQREDLNPVEEAVALKRLQDEFELTQQQVAEAVGKSRTAVTNLLRLLSLTDEVRTFLERGDIETGHAKALLGLAGEDQKATARQVVDRGLTVRQTEALVRNVQAQAGKPKPKKAPVDPNIRRLSEKLAEKIGVPVSIDHGEKGAGKLVLKYTSLDELDGILAHLGYSED
- a CDS encoding ParA family protein; amino-acid sequence: MSKIFAVANQKGGVGKTTTCVNLSASLVANKRRVLLIDLDPQGNATMGSGIDKSELQLSSYDVLASLLPPRKAIVPTASGYDLMPANIDLSAAEVELLEMDGRESRLRQALVQVADDYDYIIIDCPPSLNMLTVNALCAAGGVLIPMQCEYYALEGLSSLIDTITQVQQAANPSLKIEGILRTMYDPRNSLTSDVSEQLSEYFGERLYRTCIPRNVRLAEAPSFGKPALDYDRSSKGAIAYLALAGEITRRETAANQNSNQNSGPRPVAEAV